A single genomic interval of Amycolatopsis albispora harbors:
- a CDS encoding GAF domain-containing sensor histidine kinase, which translates to MTEGEVLRLVVVRARELIGADHVLLALPERDELVVVAGAGRAEAAFDGRRFPVDGTIGGAAFRTGKPRRSVTPGPGLDEESGASLAVPLRLGDAVLGVLIALRDKGKPVFSADRVPLATGFAEQAALAVHTAREQVRRHELDLLNERDRIAGELHDHVIQRLFAVGLSLQTLGRSIEAPELRRRLTDCVEDLQEVVREIRGTIFDLHGDPAGATWLRRRLQQAIDELTDGTGVRAIVRMSGPLSVVPPELAAHAEAVVREAVGNTVRHAKARSVTVAVAVENELSIGVTDDGTGRSPESVHSGLAALAARAADAGGTLHVQASPEGGTSLLWSVPLP; encoded by the coding sequence GTGACCGAGGGTGAGGTCCTCCGCCTGGTCGTGGTCCGTGCCCGTGAGCTGATCGGCGCCGACCACGTCCTGCTCGCGTTGCCCGAGCGGGACGAACTGGTGGTCGTCGCCGGCGCGGGACGGGCTGAGGCCGCCTTCGACGGACGGCGGTTCCCGGTCGACGGCACGATCGGCGGTGCCGCGTTCCGGACCGGGAAACCCCGCCGCTCAGTGACCCCGGGACCCGGCCTCGACGAGGAGTCGGGTGCCTCGCTGGCGGTACCGCTGCGGCTCGGTGACGCCGTGCTGGGTGTGCTGATCGCGTTGCGGGACAAGGGAAAGCCGGTTTTCTCGGCGGACAGGGTGCCGCTGGCCACCGGCTTCGCCGAGCAGGCCGCGCTGGCCGTGCACACCGCGCGGGAGCAGGTGCGCCGGCACGAGCTGGACCTGCTCAACGAGCGCGACCGGATCGCCGGTGAACTGCACGACCACGTGATCCAGCGGCTGTTCGCGGTCGGCCTTTCGCTGCAGACCCTCGGCCGCTCGATCGAAGCACCCGAACTCCGGCGGCGGCTGACCGACTGCGTCGAGGACCTGCAGGAGGTGGTCCGCGAAATCCGCGGCACGATCTTCGACCTGCACGGCGATCCGGCGGGCGCGACCTGGCTGCGACGGCGGCTCCAGCAGGCGATCGACGAGCTGACCGACGGCACCGGGGTGCGGGCGATCGTGCGGATGTCCGGTCCGCTCAGCGTGGTCCCGCCCGAGCTGGCCGCGCACGCCGAGGCGGTGGTGCGCGAGGCGGTGGGCAACACCGTGCGGCACGCCAAGGCGCGGTCGGTCACCGTGGCGGTGGCGGTGGAGAACGAGCTGAGCATCGGCGTCACCGACGACGGCACCGGCCGTTCGCCCGAATCGGTCCACAGTGGACTCGCCGCGCTGGCGGCACGGGCCGCGGACGCCGGTGGCACGCTGCACGTGCAGGCTTCGCCCGAAGGGGGCACCAGCCTGCTCTGGTCGGTGCCGCTGCCCTGA
- a CDS encoding response regulator, giving the protein MIGVFLVDDHEVVRRGVAHLLEADPELEVVGEAGTAAQAMARIPALRPDVAVLDVRLPDGNGVELCRDLRSRLPGLHCLMLTSFTDEQAMLDAILAGAGGYVIKDIDGVRLVSAVRDVGSGLSLLDNRAAAALMAKLRADVAADGPLAGLSDRERELLGFISDGLTNRQIAARMNLAEKTVKNYVSRLLTKLGMQRRTQAAVLATRLRGQRR; this is encoded by the coding sequence ATGATCGGCGTCTTCCTGGTCGACGACCACGAGGTGGTCCGGCGCGGGGTGGCGCACCTGCTCGAAGCGGATCCGGAGCTGGAGGTGGTCGGCGAGGCGGGCACGGCGGCGCAGGCGATGGCCAGGATTCCCGCGCTGCGGCCGGACGTCGCGGTGCTCGACGTGCGCCTGCCCGACGGCAACGGGGTGGAGCTGTGCCGCGACCTGCGCTCACGCCTGCCCGGCCTGCACTGCCTGATGCTCACCTCGTTCACCGACGAGCAGGCCATGCTCGACGCGATACTGGCCGGCGCGGGCGGTTACGTGATCAAGGACATCGACGGCGTGCGGCTGGTGTCCGCGGTGCGCGACGTCGGTTCCGGCCTTTCGCTGCTGGACAACCGCGCGGCCGCCGCGCTGATGGCCAAGCTGCGGGCCGACGTGGCCGCCGACGGCCCGCTCGCCGGGTTGTCCGACCGCGAGCGGGAACTGCTCGGCTTCATCAGCGACGGCCTGACCAACCGCCAGATCGCCGCGCGGATGAACCTGGCCGAGAAGACCGTGAAGAACTACGTTTCGCGCCTGCTCACGAAACTCGGCATGCAGCGGCGCACGCAGGCGGCGGTGCTGGCCACCCGGTTGCGCGGGCAGCGTCGCTGA
- a CDS encoding methyltransferase produces the protein MADLATPMAIRVAATLGLAEHEGTAQDLATATGTSAPALECLLDHLVAAGVFEVDSGRYRPTALGAQLREEWPKLLLDINRAGGRAELAFADLLGTITTGAPAYPRRYGRDFWADLDAHPELRRSFDAQMNWRFREQAGQLADRFDWGRFGTVVDVGGGDGQVLAAILTAHPGLRGQVVELAPTADAARARFEAAGLGDRANAVTGSFFDPLPTGADAYLLSDILHDWDDDNARAILTRCRETGGTVVVIEPLRGEGATTGIDLFMLMCFGGRERTVAELTALAEDCGLRRRSVTPVADGRTALEFTAG, from the coding sequence ATGGCCGATCTGGCCACCCCGATGGCCATTCGCGTGGCCGCGACGCTCGGCCTGGCCGAGCACGAAGGAACCGCGCAGGACCTCGCCACCGCGACGGGAACTTCGGCCCCGGCGCTGGAATGCCTGCTCGACCACCTCGTCGCGGCCGGGGTGTTCGAAGTGGACTCCGGCCGGTACCGGCCCACGGCGCTCGGCGCGCAGCTGCGTGAGGAATGGCCGAAGCTGCTGCTCGACATCAACCGCGCCGGTGGCCGGGCCGAACTCGCTTTCGCCGATCTCCTGGGCACGATCACCACCGGCGCGCCCGCGTACCCGCGGCGGTACGGGCGGGATTTCTGGGCGGATCTCGACGCGCACCCGGAACTGCGGCGCTCGTTCGACGCGCAGATGAACTGGCGGTTCCGCGAACAGGCCGGGCAACTCGCCGACCGCTTCGACTGGGGCCGGTTCGGGACGGTCGTGGACGTCGGCGGTGGGGACGGGCAGGTGCTCGCGGCGATCCTGACCGCGCATCCCGGGCTGCGGGGTCAGGTGGTGGAACTGGCACCGACCGCCGACGCCGCCCGCGCCCGCTTCGAAGCGGCCGGGCTCGGCGACCGGGCGAATGCCGTCACCGGCAGCTTCTTCGACCCGCTGCCCACCGGCGCCGACGCGTACCTGCTGTCCGACATCCTCCACGACTGGGACGACGACAACGCCCGGGCGATCCTCACGCGCTGCCGCGAGACGGGCGGCACCGTCGTGGTCATCGAGCCGCTGCGAGGCGAAGGCGCCACCACCGGGATCGACCTGTTCATGCTGATGTGCTTCGGGGGCCGGGAACGCACGGTCGCCGAACTGACCGCGCTGGCCGAGGACTGCGGCCTGCGCCGGCGGTCGGTCACGCCGGTCGCGGACGGGCGCACGGCACTGGAGTTCACCGCGGGCTGA
- a CDS encoding glycoside hydrolase family 57 protein yields MSEHEGTFCLVLHSHLPWLAHHGSWPVGEEWLYQAWAHSYLPVVDLLRRFADEGKRDVLTLGVTPVLAAQLDDPYCLRNFHHWLGHWQLRARHASTLWSGDPLLRSLAAAEHLAADHACEELETRWRHGFSPVLRSLVDAGTIELLGGPATHPFQPLLDPRVRTFALRTGLTDTQLRIGHRPAGIWAPECGYAPGMEADYAAAGVQRFLVDGPSLRGDTSAARTVGSSDVVCFGRDLEVTYRVWSPKAGYPGHGSYRDFHTWAHEVGLKPSRVTGKQIEPADKAPYDPALAADTLRLHVKDFVDTVVTRLRSLREQHGRESLVVAAYDTELFGHWWHEGPAWLEAVLRALPEAGVRVTTLQGALDAGHLGAPVELPASSWGSGKDWRVWDGEQVADMVTANTELQRRLLALPPAAPGHRDPVRDQLVTEALLALSSDWAFMVTKDSAADYARRRARVHTERFDALAGGHGTRSDDRPFGHLDARDL; encoded by the coding sequence GTGAGCGAGCACGAGGGCACCTTCTGCCTGGTGCTGCACAGCCACCTGCCGTGGCTGGCGCACCACGGTTCCTGGCCGGTCGGCGAGGAATGGCTGTACCAGGCGTGGGCGCATTCGTACCTGCCGGTGGTGGACCTGCTGCGCCGCTTCGCCGACGAGGGCAAGCGCGACGTGCTCACCCTGGGCGTCACGCCGGTACTGGCCGCGCAGCTGGACGACCCGTACTGCCTGCGCAACTTCCACCACTGGCTCGGGCACTGGCAGCTGCGGGCTCGGCACGCGTCCACGCTGTGGTCCGGCGACCCGCTGCTCCGCTCACTGGCCGCCGCCGAGCACCTGGCCGCCGACCACGCCTGTGAGGAACTGGAAACCCGCTGGCGGCACGGGTTTTCGCCGGTGCTGCGGTCCCTTGTGGACGCCGGGACGATCGAGCTGCTCGGCGGCCCGGCCACGCACCCGTTCCAGCCGCTGCTCGACCCGCGGGTGCGTACCTTCGCGCTGCGCACCGGGCTCACCGACACGCAACTGCGCATCGGGCACCGACCGGCCGGCATCTGGGCGCCGGAATGCGGGTACGCGCCGGGCATGGAGGCCGACTACGCGGCGGCGGGCGTGCAGCGGTTCCTGGTGGACGGGCCTTCGCTGCGCGGGGACACCTCCGCGGCCCGCACCGTCGGTTCGTCGGACGTGGTGTGCTTCGGGCGCGATCTCGAGGTCACCTACCGGGTCTGGTCACCGAAGGCTGGGTATCCGGGGCACGGCTCGTACCGGGACTTCCACACCTGGGCACACGAAGTCGGGCTCAAGCCGTCGCGCGTGACCGGCAAGCAGATCGAACCGGCGGACAAGGCGCCCTACGACCCGGCGCTGGCCGCGGACACGCTTCGCTTGCACGTCAAGGACTTCGTGGACACCGTGGTGACGCGGCTGCGTTCGCTGCGGGAGCAGCACGGGCGCGAATCGCTGGTGGTGGCCGCGTACGACACGGAGTTGTTCGGGCACTGGTGGCACGAAGGCCCGGCGTGGCTGGAGGCCGTGCTGCGCGCGCTGCCGGAAGCCGGGGTGCGGGTGACCACGCTGCAGGGTGCGCTGGACGCCGGTCACCTGGGCGCGCCGGTCGAGCTGCCCGCGTCCTCGTGGGGTTCGGGCAAGGACTGGCGGGTGTGGGACGGCGAGCAGGTCGCCGACATGGTCACCGCGAACACCGAGTTGCAGCGGCGCCTGCTCGCCCTGCCGCCCGCCGCGCCGGGCCACCGCGACCCGGTGCGGGACCAGCTGGTGACCGAGGCGCTGCTGGCGCTGTCCAGCGACTGGGCGTTCATGGTCACCAAGGACTCCGCGGCCGACTACGCTCGGCGGCGGGCACGCGTGCACACCGAGCGCTTCGACGCGCTGGCCGGTGGCCACGGGACCCGGTCGGACGACCGGCCGTTCGGGCACCTCGATGCCCGCGATCTGTAA
- a CDS encoding electron transfer flavoprotein subunit beta/FixA family protein, translating to MTNIVVLVKQVPDTYSERKLSESDHTLDRESADAVLDEINERAVEEALKIKEAGEGEVTVLAVGPDRATDAIRKALSMGADKAIHVSDPALHGSDLLATAKVIAAAVRKVENVDLVIAGNEASDGRGGAVPAIVAELLGLPQLTHARQLTVEGTSVKVDRETADEGLTHLEASLPALVSVTEKINEPRYPSFKGIMAAKKKPVETLTVADLGVDAGEVGLANAWSAVVEAAPKPPRTAGERVEDNGDGGTKVAEYLVGQKII from the coding sequence ATGACGAACATCGTTGTCCTGGTCAAGCAGGTGCCCGACACCTACTCCGAGCGCAAGCTCAGCGAGTCCGACCACACCCTTGACCGCGAGTCCGCCGACGCGGTGCTCGACGAGATCAACGAGCGTGCGGTCGAAGAAGCGCTGAAGATCAAGGAAGCCGGCGAGGGCGAGGTGACCGTGCTCGCGGTCGGCCCGGACCGCGCCACCGACGCGATCCGCAAGGCGCTCTCGATGGGGGCCGACAAGGCCATCCACGTTTCCGACCCGGCGCTGCACGGCTCCGACCTGCTCGCCACCGCGAAGGTGATCGCCGCCGCGGTGCGCAAGGTGGAGAACGTGGACCTGGTGATCGCCGGGAACGAGGCCTCCGACGGCCGCGGCGGCGCGGTACCCGCGATCGTGGCCGAGCTGCTCGGCCTGCCGCAGCTCACCCACGCCCGCCAGCTCACCGTCGAGGGCACCTCGGTCAAGGTCGACCGCGAGACCGCGGACGAGGGCCTGACCCACCTCGAGGCGAGCCTGCCCGCGCTGGTCAGCGTCACCGAGAAGATCAACGAGCCGCGGTACCCGTCCTTCAAGGGCATCATGGCCGCGAAGAAGAAGCCGGTGGAGACGCTCACCGTCGCCGACCTCGGGGTCGACGCGGGTGAGGTCGGCCTCGCCAACGCCTGGTCCGCCGTGGTGGAAGCCGCGCCGAAGCCCCCGCGCACCGCGGGTGAGCGCGTCGAGGACAACGGCGACGGCGGCACGAAGGTCGCCGAGTACCTGGTCGGCCAGAAGATCATCTGA
- a CDS encoding glutathione peroxidase has translation MGIKDIPVETLDGEPTTLGALGEKVLLVVNVASKCGLTPQYTGLEKLQERFGSRGFSVAGFPCNQFAGQEPGSAEEIRTFCSTTYGVTFPLFAKIEVNGDGRHPLYASLTEFADADGEAGDVQWNFEKFLVGTDGEVLARFRPRTDPEDEAVVKAIEAALP, from the coding sequence ATGGGTATCAAGGACATTCCGGTGGAGACCCTCGACGGTGAGCCGACCACGCTCGGCGCGCTGGGCGAGAAGGTGCTGCTGGTGGTGAACGTGGCGTCGAAGTGCGGGCTGACACCGCAGTACACCGGGCTGGAGAAGTTGCAGGAGCGCTTCGGCTCGCGGGGGTTCTCCGTGGCCGGCTTCCCGTGCAACCAGTTCGCCGGGCAGGAGCCGGGCAGCGCCGAGGAAATCCGCACGTTCTGCTCGACCACGTACGGCGTGACCTTCCCGCTGTTCGCCAAGATCGAGGTGAACGGCGACGGGCGGCACCCGCTCTACGCCTCGCTGACCGAGTTCGCCGACGCCGACGGTGAAGCGGGCGATGTGCAGTGGAACTTCGAGAAGTTCCTCGTCGGCACGGACGGCGAAGTGCTGGCCCGGTTCCGGCCGCGCACCGACCCGGAAGACGAGGCCGTGGTCAAGGCCATCGAAGCCGCCTTGCCCTGA
- a CDS encoding DegV family protein: MTDSTACLPEQLADQWDIGIAQVQLHVGDRLDDEQRFARAELLAAMRAGQPVSTSPPDPGAFFWAYQDAMSRGATAIVSIHISGRMSATVEAAREAAQQVQIPVHVLDSGTTGMSLGFAALSAARAAAAGADPRRVIEAAEYRFRTSKELLYVDTLEYLKRSGRIGSAQAMVGSALSLKPLLTVREGEVAPLSRVPGRRRALNKLVDLATKEARGKPVDVALVRFGDDERVLELAEQLRHRIPQVRETMTLEASTIIGAHVGPGALGITVSPSN, from the coding sequence ATGACCGACTCGACCGCCTGCCTGCCCGAACAGCTCGCCGACCAGTGGGACATCGGCATCGCGCAGGTCCAGCTGCACGTCGGGGACCGACTCGACGACGAGCAGCGCTTCGCGCGCGCCGAGTTGCTGGCGGCCATGCGCGCCGGTCAGCCGGTCTCCACCTCGCCGCCCGATCCGGGTGCGTTCTTCTGGGCGTACCAGGACGCGATGAGCCGTGGCGCCACCGCGATCGTCAGCATCCACATCTCCGGGCGGATGTCCGCGACGGTGGAGGCGGCCAGGGAAGCCGCGCAGCAGGTGCAGATCCCGGTGCACGTGCTCGACAGCGGCACCACGGGCATGAGCCTGGGCTTCGCGGCGCTCTCCGCGGCCCGCGCGGCGGCTGCGGGCGCGGACCCGCGACGGGTGATCGAGGCCGCCGAGTACCGCTTCCGCACCAGCAAGGAACTGCTGTACGTGGACACCCTCGAATACCTCAAGCGCAGCGGCCGGATCGGCTCGGCGCAGGCGATGGTCGGCAGCGCGCTCTCCCTCAAGCCGCTGCTGACCGTGCGCGAGGGCGAGGTCGCCCCGCTGTCCAGGGTGCCCGGCCGCCGCCGCGCGCTGAACAAGCTGGTCGACCTCGCCACCAAGGAGGCACGCGGCAAGCCGGTGGACGTGGCACTGGTCCGGTTCGGCGACGACGAGCGCGTGCTGGAACTGGCCGAGCAGCTGCGGCACCGGATCCCGCAGGTGCGCGAGACCATGACGCTCGAAGCCAGCACGATCATCGGCGCGCACGTCGGGCCCGGCGCGCTGGGCATCACCGTTTCGCCGTCGAACTGA
- a CDS encoding class I SAM-dependent methyltransferase, producing MTTPAEALHLTGERTVPDVPEENYWFRRHEAAYAALLPYCAGATVLEAGCGEGYGAGLIATSAPRVLALDYDEPTTAHVARRYPALDVIRGNLACLPLRSSTVDVVANFQVIEHLWDQGGFLAECLRVLRPGGRLLVTTPNRLTFTPDSDVPLNPYHTRELSAAELDELLREAGFEVELLHGLHHGPAVRALDERYGGSIIQAQLDVVMGSLPGQATWPPELLADVDSIRTGDFVVHGDDLDASLDLVAVAVRP from the coding sequence GTGACCACCCCCGCCGAGGCCCTGCACCTCACCGGAGAACGCACCGTGCCGGACGTGCCGGAGGAGAACTACTGGTTCCGGCGCCACGAAGCCGCGTACGCCGCCCTGCTCCCCTACTGCGCCGGTGCGACGGTGCTGGAGGCCGGGTGTGGCGAAGGTTACGGCGCCGGGCTGATCGCCACCTCCGCCCCGCGGGTGCTCGCGCTGGACTACGACGAGCCGACCACCGCGCACGTGGCCCGGCGCTACCCGGCGCTCGACGTGATCCGCGGCAATCTCGCCTGCCTGCCGCTGCGTTCGTCCACTGTGGACGTGGTGGCGAACTTCCAGGTGATCGAGCACCTCTGGGACCAGGGCGGGTTCCTCGCCGAATGCCTGCGGGTGCTGCGCCCCGGCGGGCGGCTGCTGGTGACCACGCCGAACCGGCTCACCTTCACCCCGGACAGCGACGTCCCGCTGAACCCGTACCACACCAGGGAACTCTCGGCCGCCGAGCTGGACGAGCTGCTGCGCGAAGCGGGCTTCGAGGTGGAACTGCTGCACGGGCTGCACCACGGCCCGGCGGTGCGCGCGCTCGACGAGCGGTACGGCGGCTCGATCATCCAGGCGCAGCTCGACGTGGTGATGGGCTCGCTGCCCGGCCAGGCCACCTGGCCGCCCGAGTTGCTCGCCGACGTCGATTCCATCCGCACCGGCGACTTCGTGGTGCACGGTGACGACCTCGACGCGAGCCTGGACCTGGTCGCCGTGGCGGTGCGGCCGTGA
- a CDS encoding electron transfer flavoprotein subunit alpha/FixB family protein, with protein MSEVLVLVDHVDGEVKKSTLELLTAARALGEPSAVVVGEPGTAAKVKDSLAAHGAAKVYVAESAEAATYLATPKVDALALLAEKASPAAVLVSATAEGKEVSGRLAARLDAGLLIDVVGVNSDGTVEQSVFGGAYSVKSKSAKGTPIISVRPGAVEAEKAEGAAAEEAVELPAVDPAKSAKITGVEPIVGGDRPELTEASIVVSGGRGVGSAEKFDVVEKLADSLGAAVGASRAAVDSGYYPAQFQVGQTGKTVSPQLYIALGISGAIQHRAGMQTSKTIIAVNKDPEAPIFEIADFGVVGDLFNVAPQLTEAVAQRKG; from the coding sequence ATGTCTGAAGTTCTGGTCCTCGTCGACCACGTCGACGGTGAGGTCAAGAAGTCCACGCTCGAGCTGCTGACCGCGGCCCGCGCGCTCGGCGAGCCGTCGGCCGTGGTGGTCGGCGAGCCGGGCACCGCCGCCAAGGTCAAGGACAGCCTGGCCGCCCACGGTGCCGCGAAGGTGTACGTGGCCGAGTCCGCCGAGGCCGCCACCTACCTGGCCACCCCGAAGGTCGACGCGCTCGCGCTGCTGGCCGAGAAGGCCTCCCCGGCCGCGGTGCTGGTGTCCGCGACCGCCGAGGGCAAGGAGGTGTCGGGCCGCCTCGCCGCGCGCCTGGACGCCGGTCTGCTGATCGACGTGGTCGGGGTCAACTCCGACGGCACGGTCGAGCAGTCGGTTTTCGGTGGCGCGTACTCGGTGAAGTCGAAGTCCGCCAAGGGCACGCCGATCATCTCGGTCCGCCCCGGCGCGGTCGAGGCGGAGAAGGCCGAGGGTGCCGCCGCGGAGGAGGCCGTCGAGCTGCCCGCGGTGGACCCGGCCAAGTCGGCCAAGATCACCGGCGTGGAGCCGATCGTGGGCGGCGACCGCCCCGAGCTGACCGAGGCCTCGATCGTGGTCTCCGGTGGCCGCGGTGTCGGTTCGGCGGAGAAGTTCGACGTGGTGGAGAAGCTGGCCGACTCACTCGGCGCGGCCGTCGGCGCGTCGCGTGCCGCGGTCGACTCCGGCTACTACCCGGCGCAGTTCCAGGTCGGCCAGACCGGTAAGACGGTCTCGCCGCAGCTGTACATCGCGCTGGGCATCTCCGGCGCGATCCAGCACCGGGCCGGGATGCAGACCTCGAAGACGATCATCGCGGTCAACAAGGACCCCGAGGCCCCGATCTTCGAGATCGCCGACTTCGGCGTGGTGGGCGACCTGTTCAACGTCGCGCCGCAGCTGACCGAGGCCGTCGCCCAGCGCAAGGGCTGA
- a CDS encoding pyridoxamine 5'-phosphate oxidase family protein, whose amino-acid sequence MGGSRAESLSHGECLRLLGRAGVGRVVYTKHAMPAIDLVAYTMREGAVIIRSPGDSELPAAVRNAVVAFQADRLSADLADGWTVSVVGHATEISDRTEVTELAALPELSAPPPWATSGADRFLKITVKLASGTRMGDGR is encoded by the coding sequence ATGGGCGGTTCGCGCGCGGAGTCGCTGAGCCACGGCGAATGCCTGCGCCTGCTGGGAAGGGCGGGGGTGGGGCGGGTGGTGTACACCAAGCACGCGATGCCGGCGATCGACCTGGTCGCGTACACGATGCGCGAAGGCGCGGTGATCATCCGCAGTCCCGGCGATAGCGAACTGCCCGCCGCGGTGCGCAACGCGGTGGTGGCCTTCCAGGCCGACCGGCTCTCCGCCGACCTGGCCGACGGCTGGACGGTGAGCGTGGTCGGGCACGCCACCGAGATCTCCGACCGGACCGAAGTCACCGAACTGGCCGCGCTGCCCGAGCTGTCCGCCCCGCCACCGTGGGCCACCTCCGGCGCCGATCGGTTCCTCAAGATCACCGTGAAGCTGGCGTCCGGCACCCGGATGGGCGACGGGCGATGA
- a CDS encoding nitroreductase family protein has protein sequence MNPDERTVRTAIELAVRAPSVHNSQPWRWRLGGRTVHLCAGRDRQVRETDPNGPELLLACGAALHHLRIGFAVQGWRTRVYRLPDPAEPDHLAEIEPYPGEPGADEVALAAAIPRRRSDRRRYDPRRPPEAHVSLVIDRAQTAGVLVRAVTDRRARPQLVRALAECARHQLLGPAVLLELAAWRGHWPPSVPDHDHESVLLVLGTRADDRAARLRAGEAMSEVLLSATGLGLASCALTDPLGSIDVRPTLAKEVLDGAHPQVVCRLGWARLNAEPLPATTRRPLDEVVQNFAAAAV, from the coding sequence ATGAACCCCGACGAGCGGACCGTGCGGACCGCGATCGAGCTGGCCGTGCGCGCGCCTTCGGTGCACAACTCGCAGCCGTGGCGGTGGCGGCTCGGCGGCCGGACCGTGCACCTCTGCGCCGGGCGCGACCGCCAGGTGCGCGAGACCGATCCGAATGGGCCCGAGCTGCTGCTCGCCTGCGGGGCCGCGTTGCACCACCTGCGGATCGGGTTCGCCGTGCAGGGCTGGCGCACGCGGGTGTACCGGCTGCCCGACCCGGCCGAGCCGGACCACCTGGCCGAGATCGAGCCGTATCCCGGCGAGCCGGGTGCCGACGAGGTGGCGCTGGCCGCGGCCATTCCGCGACGGCGCTCCGACCGGCGCCGCTACGACCCGCGGCGGCCGCCGGAAGCACACGTGTCCCTGGTGATCGACCGCGCCCAAACCGCCGGCGTGCTGGTGCGCGCCGTCACCGACCGCAGGGCGCGGCCACAGCTGGTGCGGGCGCTCGCCGAATGCGCCCGCCACCAGCTGCTGGGGCCCGCCGTGCTGCTCGAACTCGCCGCGTGGCGCGGGCACTGGCCGCCGAGCGTGCCGGACCACGACCACGAATCGGTGCTGCTGGTGCTCGGCACCCGCGCCGACGACCGGGCGGCGCGGTTGCGCGCGGGGGAGGCGATGAGCGAGGTCCTGCTGTCGGCCACCGGGCTCGGCCTGGCCAGCTGCGCGCTGACCGATCCGCTCGGGAGCATCGACGTGCGCCCGACCCTGGCGAAGGAAGTGCTCGACGGCGCGCACCCGCAGGTGGTGTGCCGCCTGGGCTGGGCGAGGCTGAACGCCGAGCCGCTCCCCGCCACCACACGGCGGCCGCTGGACGAGGTGGTGCAGAACTTCGCCGCGGCCGCCGTGTGA